One genomic region from Thermococcus sp. encodes:
- a CDS encoding DUF2281 domain-containing protein encodes MEDIKDLFDKLPEDLKREVIDYIEFLLERRVPHKRGKLKLQWKGGLREFREKYTSLELQHKAMEWWD; translated from the coding sequence ATGGAAGACATAAAAGACCTCTTTGATAAGCTCCCAGAAGACCTAAAGAGGGAGGTCATCGATTACATAGAGTTCCTTCTCGAAAGGAGGGTTCCGCATAAGAGGGGGAAACTAAAGCTCCAGTGGAAGGGTGGTCTCAGGGAGTTTAGGGAAAAGTACACGTCCTTAGAGCTCCAGCACAAGGCCATGGAATGGTGGGACTGA
- the herA gene encoding DNA double-strand break repair helicase HerA → MRIIDDPHKPVGIVTGEATVSSFQFYAHPEVDLKFGDFVVARLCKEAKDRACRDGESGEWVIGTIRGIKNINWLLSEGKSTYTSLELDIREYGESIGENEALIVTVHVLGKVQFNGEKAEVVPTRVPVPNGNRVYLASSDLLRAIYYGGNGYIEVGRLIIRDDVPVYLNVNELVSRHFAILAVTGAGKSNTVSVMLWKLVEELGGTVIVLDPHGDYTKLSLPGTGREYVNLIEAKIRPEAMDGEELADLMEIQSNASIQRSYLLRAWDTVLHEHQGVGGREAVKLVHDLLQRWASEGGGTYWDPHAGQYRDLGEIKSAEKETIMRLTMKVSRFLRNYGHLLSSEDIVASIEPGKVNVIDLGPLDEGQMKLVVAKLLEKVFETRMDYEKARKRLDYLRTAYSGNISSVAEEIEELENFMRDVEREYPALAEPVMVIVEEAHIFAPHGEKGGAVRILGRIAREGRKFGVGLGLVSQRPSRLSEDVLSQTNTKIIMRIVNPNDQQYVIRASEQVSGELMSDIAGLGKGEAVIVGQAISLPALVKVYNFKALGGNYGGEDIGAVERWLARKKREEEERKKEELYDEEGVEIDF, encoded by the coding sequence ATGCGGATAATCGATGACCCCCATAAGCCCGTCGGAATCGTGACCGGTGAGGCGACCGTTAGCTCCTTTCAGTTCTACGCTCATCCCGAGGTTGACCTTAAGTTTGGCGACTTCGTCGTTGCAAGGCTCTGCAAGGAGGCCAAGGACAGGGCCTGTCGCGATGGCGAGAGCGGGGAGTGGGTGATAGGCACTATAAGGGGGATAAAGAACATAAACTGGCTCCTCAGCGAGGGTAAGAGCACCTACACCTCCCTGGAACTCGACATAAGGGAGTACGGAGAGAGCATAGGCGAGAACGAGGCCCTAATAGTTACGGTTCACGTCCTCGGGAAGGTGCAGTTCAACGGTGAGAAGGCGGAGGTAGTGCCCACAAGGGTTCCAGTGCCCAACGGCAACAGGGTTTACCTCGCCAGCTCAGACCTCTTGAGGGCGATCTACTACGGCGGGAACGGCTATATCGAGGTTGGCAGGCTGATAATAAGGGACGACGTCCCTGTTTACCTCAACGTGAACGAGCTCGTCTCAAGGCACTTCGCAATTCTGGCCGTCACCGGCGCGGGAAAGAGCAACACAGTCTCGGTAATGCTCTGGAAGCTGGTTGAAGAGCTCGGCGGGACCGTGATAGTCCTCGACCCCCATGGAGACTACACGAAGCTCAGCCTCCCCGGGACGGGAAGGGAGTACGTGAACCTTATCGAGGCAAAGATAAGGCCCGAGGCAATGGACGGTGAAGAGCTCGCCGATTTGATGGAGATACAGAGCAACGCCAGCATACAGAGGTCATACCTTCTCAGGGCTTGGGACACCGTGCTCCACGAGCATCAGGGCGTTGGCGGCAGGGAAGCGGTGAAGCTCGTCCACGATTTGCTCCAGAGGTGGGCGAGCGAAGGTGGTGGAACTTACTGGGACCCCCACGCCGGCCAGTACAGGGATCTGGGTGAGATAAAGTCCGCCGAGAAGGAGACGATAATGAGGCTTACGATGAAGGTCTCGCGCTTCCTCAGAAACTACGGTCATCTGCTCTCAAGCGAGGACATAGTTGCGTCAATAGAGCCCGGGAAAGTGAACGTAATTGATCTAGGCCCCCTCGACGAGGGTCAGATGAAGCTGGTCGTTGCCAAGTTACTTGAAAAGGTCTTCGAGACGAGGATGGACTACGAGAAGGCCAGAAAAAGGCTCGATTACCTCAGAACGGCTTACTCCGGCAATATCTCTTCAGTCGCGGAGGAAATAGAGGAGCTGGAGAACTTCATGAGGGACGTTGAGAGGGAGTATCCTGCCTTAGCGGAGCCGGTGATGGTTATCGTTGAAGAGGCCCACATCTTCGCGCCCCACGGCGAGAAGGGAGGAGCAGTCAGAATCCTCGGAAGGATAGCTAGGGAGGGGAGGAAGTTCGGAGTCGGACTCGGGCTCGTCTCCCAGAGGCCGAGCAGATTGAGCGAGGACGTTCTGAGCCAGACCAACACCAAGATAATAATGCGCATAGTCAACCCCAACGACCAGCAGTATGTCATCAGGGCCAGCGAGCAGGTTAGCGGAGAACTAATGAGCGACATAGCCGGCCTCGGCAAGGGTGAAGCCGTCATAGTCGGCCAGGCGATAAGTTTGCCAGCTTTAGTGAAAGTGTACAACTTCAAGGCCCTCGGCGGGAACTACGGTGGAGAAGACATCGGCGCGGTGGAGAGGTGGCTTGCCAGAAAAAAGCGCGAGGAAGAGGAGAGGAAAAAGGAAGAGCTCTACGATGAGGAGGGCGTTGAGATAGACTTTTGA